One Gossypium raimondii isolate GPD5lz chromosome 3, ASM2569854v1, whole genome shotgun sequence genomic window carries:
- the LOC105795652 gene encoding uncharacterized protein LOC105795652, translating to MAPYEDLYGRKCHTPLCWTKLSERRVLGPKLVSEMENNIKLIRYRLKATSDWQKSYVDLKRKDIEFSVSDQVLLKVSPWKKVLRFGPIGKLSLRFIRLYRILKCVRLVAYQLELPPKLKQIHDVFHISMLIHCQSDPSQIVSIEKIEVRLDLTFEEEPIQILDRAFKVLRKKTIPLVKFLWRNHGTEEATWEPEVLIR from the coding sequence atggcaccttacgaggatctgtatggtcgtaagtgtcatACTCCTCTATGTTGGACTAAATTAAGTGAACGTCGGGTTTTAGGTCCTAAGCTAGTTTCTGAGATGGAGAATAATATTAAGTTGATTCGATATCGTCTTAAAGCCACTTCTGATTGGCAGAAATCTTATgtcgatttaaagagaaaagatattgagttttcTGTAAGTGATCAAGTGCTCTTGAAAGTGTCCCCATGGAAGAAAGTCCTCCGATTTGGACCTATTGGCAAGTTGAGCCTGAGGTTTATTAGACTTTATCGTATCCTAAAATGTGTCAGGCTTGTTGCTTATCAACTAGAATTACCGCCAAAGTTAAAGcagattcatgatgtgttccacATCTCGATGCTGATACACTGTCAATCTGATCCGTCGCAAATAGTTTCGATTGAGAAAATTGAGGTACGGTTGGATCTAACTTTTGAGGAGGAACCTATTCAGATTCTAGATCGTGCCTTTAAGGTATTGAGGAAGAAAACTATTCCTTTAGTTAAATTTTTGTGGAGGAATCATGGCACTGaggaagccacttgggaaccTGAAGTTTTGATTCGGTGA
- the LOC105795653 gene encoding uncharacterized protein LOC105795653 yields the protein MPADRAQPEEVGSHAPASERREVEATMQQAQAPPLPPPPVLEISHVTGTESIRKGKAPVDKIRKYGAEEFKAAVDDDPEWAEFWLENTTRVLEELSCTPEECLKCAVSLLKDTAYHWWNTKASVVSKEEITWEFFQTEFKKKYISQRFLDRKRKEFFELKQGKKSVSEYEREFFRLSKYAREWIQSEAEMCKRFEEGLNEEIKLLIRILEIREFATLAERAYKDRSTSATGYSGRERGFQRTNPRPSTPSVTSVGSVGTPKPRCQYCNKNHFGECRLKNGACYRRGSLDHFLRDCPERGEKEAEQTSKPSNLVSRGRPPRPSSNVSGSRGATKDTADTKVSESKIQAVPVVCEFSDVFPKELPGLPPEREVEFSIDLISETTPIAIAPYRMDPTELKELKTQLQELVDRGFV from the exons ATGCCTGCCGACCGAGCTCAACCCGAGGAAGTCGGGAGTCATGCTCCGGCTTCAGAACGAAGAGAAGTTGAAGCTACTA TGCAGCAAGCTCAAGCTCCTCCTCTTCCTCCTCCACCGGTTCTCGAGATTTCACATGTTACAGGTACTGAATCTATCAGAAAAGGGAAAGCTCCGGttgataaaataagaaaatatgggGCAGAAGAATTCAAAGCTGCAGTTGATGATGATCCCGAATGGgctgagttttggttagaaaatactaCTCGTGTTTTGGAGGAATTATCTTGCACACCAGAAGAGTGTTTGAAATGTGCAGTATCATTGCTAAAAGATACAGCTTACCATTGGTGGAATACTAAAGCTTCAGTTGTTTCGAAAGAAGAAATTacatgggaattctttcagaccgAGTTCAAGAAGAAATATATTAGTCAGAGGTTCCTCGATCGGaagagaaaagaattttttGAGCTGAAACAGGGTAAAAAATCAGTATCtgagtatgaaagagaattttttcgattgagtaaatatgctcggGAATGGATACAATCAGAAGCCGAAATGTGCAAACGATTCGAAGAAGGGttgaatgaagaaattaagCTATTGATCAGAATTCTTGAAATTCGAGAGTTTGCTACATTGGCAGAGAGAGCTTATAAA GATCGCTCTACCTCAGCTACTGGGTATTCGGGTAGAGAGCGAGGTTTTCAACGCACTAATCCAAGACCTTCCACTCCATCAGTGACCAGTGTTGGCAGTGTTGGTACCCCTAAGCCGAGATGCCAGTACtgtaataaaaatcattttggtGAATGCCGATTAAAGAACGGGGCTTGTTACCGACGTGGTTCTTTAGATCATTTCCTCAGAGATTGTCCAGAAAGGGGTGAAAAAGAAGCTGAACAGACATCGAAGCCAAGTAATCTAGTTTCGAGGGGTAGACCACCTCGACCATCTAGTAATGTCAGTGGTAGCCGAGGAGCTACGAAAGATACTGCAG ACACTAAGGTATCTGAGTCAAAGATACAAGCAGTGccagttgtatgtgaattttctgatgtgtttccaaAGGAATTACCGGGGTTGccaccagaaagagaagtggaattttctatagatctgatTTCGGAAACTACTCCAATCGCCATAGCTCCGTATCGTATGGATCCTAcggaattaaaagagttaaagacACAGTTGCAAGAACTTGTTGACAGGGGCTTTGTTTGA